The nucleotide window GGTTTATGAATTGTATATAGAAGTTAGAACATCTAATTTATTATCCAAATAGGAAATTATGAAGAATATATAACATAAAACGATATAAGTCATACGCCTATGCAATGCACGGCCACCGACCATATAGTTTATTATTGAAAtagaaaattacatatatagaATAGAGGGGCTTAGCGTAGAATGGTATTTTCGTACTGAGAGCATgatgtttgttgaagtttgagTGATGAGCTGAAACCAATCTTCTTTCCAGGAAGGTCAAATATCAATAGGTTCTCTTCCAATTGATGTCCTCCTATAACAATTGATGGTTCCCTTTCTTCATCTTGTTTCACAAATGCTAAACACATAACATCCTTACTAACTTGTACCACTGAATTTGTTCCATAAATCCTCCAAAATGCACTCGGCTTATGCAACACAAAATCTATCACAGGAACAGCTGGTCCAACGTTGGtacttttaatgtttttcgAACTAAAGCAAAGTCCAAATTGTTTCATAGGAGACTCTACAAGTGCCACATTCTTTGGAAGTGCGTTGATGAAAGCAGTTTTAAAAGCATAGTAAATGCTAGGGTGCAAAATTGTGTAAGGTGACGCTGTGCTAATTCTCGTCCCACCATctatatcttttttattaataGACAGCAATGTTTTATTTAGTGGAATATCTTGTCCCGCAATTTTAATGGATGAAACTTGGATATAGTACTCTTGAGTTACCAAAAATGCATTTTTATTTGCGATTAATTTGGTGTAGAGAATATTGTTTGAGATATCGATCTTCTTAGGATTGTAAACATAATATGGACCAGAACCGATGAATATAACTCCACGAGATGTTGTAGATGAGCTCAAACATATACCAAATTTCTTGGTGAATCTAGGATCTAAAGCAAGTTGATTTGGAA belongs to Solanum stenotomum isolate F172 chromosome 1, ASM1918654v1, whole genome shotgun sequence and includes:
- the LOC125869822 gene encoding probable aspartic proteinase GIP2 produces the protein MTFKFPLSMLLLFLLLNIFLCSSEVLYLPVTKDASTLQYITEVSQRTPLIPIKLLVHLGGRSLWVDCDKGFKSSTYKPGVCNSTQCTYSNPNYCGDCILKPKLQPGCNNNSCYIWGENPLIDWFDDSAEIADDVLVIGSTPGVRVTWPRFIFACFVSPNMVRLLANGVTGIAGFGRESPISIPNQLALDPRFTKKFGICLSSSTTSRGVIFIGSGPYYVYNPKKIDISNNILYTKLIANKNAFLVTQEYYIQVSSIKIAGQDIPLNKTLLSINKKDIDGGTRISTASPYTILHPSIYYAFKTAFINALPKNVALVESPMKQFGLCFSSKNIKSTNVGPAVPVIDFVLHKPSAFWRIYGTNSVVQVSKDVMCLAFVKQDEEREPSIVIGGHQLEENLLIFDLPGKKIGFSSSLKLQQTSCSQYENTILR